A single Bradyrhizobium manausense DNA region contains:
- a CDS encoding acyl-CoA dehydrogenase family protein, whose amino-acid sequence MDFDLSPKQKEWLDRVQSFMAKHVRPAVPVYNEQDHSGERWKVIPVLEDLKKKAKAEGLWNMFMPPSEHEDDEFRGAGLSNLEYALLSEEMGRITWASEVFNCSAPDTGNMEVFIRYGSKEQKRKWLRPLMDGEIRSAFLMTEPAVASSDATNIETRIEKDGDHYVINGRKWWSSGVGDPRCKIAILMGKTDFNAAKHQQQSQILVPLDTPGIKVEKMLPVFGFDDAPHGHAQVLLENVRVPKENILLGEGRGFEIAQGRLGPGRIHHCMRTIGKAEEALEKMVRRLSSRTAFGKKIVEHSVWEQRIGDARTNIEMTRLLCLKAADMMDKVGNKTAQAEIAMIKVAAPNMALKIIDEAIQSFGGAGVSDEAGLAKDYAHIRTLRLADGPDEVHNRAIARLEVRKYANSPKH is encoded by the coding sequence ATGGATTTCGATCTGTCGCCCAAGCAGAAGGAATGGCTCGACCGCGTGCAGTCCTTCATGGCCAAGCATGTGCGTCCGGCGGTGCCTGTTTATAACGAGCAGGATCACAGCGGTGAGCGCTGGAAGGTGATCCCCGTCCTCGAAGACCTCAAGAAGAAGGCGAAGGCCGAAGGTCTCTGGAACATGTTCATGCCGCCGAGCGAGCATGAGGACGACGAATTCCGCGGCGCGGGATTGAGCAATCTCGAATATGCGCTGCTGTCGGAAGAGATGGGCCGCATCACCTGGGCCTCGGAAGTGTTCAACTGCTCCGCCCCCGACACCGGCAACATGGAAGTCTTCATCCGCTACGGCTCCAAGGAGCAGAAGCGCAAATGGCTGCGTCCGCTGATGGACGGCGAGATCCGCTCCGCCTTCCTGATGACCGAACCGGCGGTGGCTTCGTCCGATGCCACCAACATCGAGACCCGCATCGAGAAGGACGGCGATCATTACGTCATCAACGGCCGCAAATGGTGGTCGTCAGGCGTCGGCGATCCCCGCTGCAAGATCGCGATCCTGATGGGCAAGACCGATTTCAACGCGGCCAAGCATCAGCAGCAGTCGCAGATCCTGGTTCCGCTCGACACGCCAGGCATCAAGGTCGAGAAGATGCTCCCGGTGTTCGGCTTCGACGATGCGCCGCACGGCCACGCCCAGGTGCTGCTCGAGAACGTGCGCGTGCCCAAGGAGAACATTCTGCTCGGCGAAGGCCGCGGCTTCGAGATCGCGCAGGGTCGTCTTGGACCCGGCCGTATTCACCACTGCATGCGCACCATCGGCAAGGCAGAGGAAGCGCTGGAGAAGATGGTGAGGCGGCTCTCCTCGCGCACCGCGTTCGGCAAGAAGATCGTCGAGCACTCTGTGTGGGAGCAGCGCATCGGCGACGCCCGCACCAACATCGAGATGACGCGGTTGCTGTGCCTCAAGGCCGCCGACATGATGGACAAGGTCGGCAACAAGACCGCGCAGGCCGAGATCGCCATGATCAAGGTCGCGGCGCCCAACATGGCGCTGAAGATCATCGACGAGGCGATCCAGTCCTTTGGCGGCGCGGGTGTTTCGGATGAAGCAGGTCTTGCCAAGGACTACGCCCACATCCGCACGCTGCGGCTCGCCGACGGTCCGGACGAGGTGCACAATCGCGCCATTGCAAGGCTCGAAGTTCGGAAGTATGCCAATTCTCCCAAGCATTAA
- a CDS encoding RidA family protein, with protein sequence MKREALRVEPISTFLDRVKAPTSPVTRSGSMIFVSGLPPFDPETGELAEMPIEQQSEIIMEQMKLCLETAGASLDNVMKCNVYCTSTRHFAAFNAVYARYFPVDPPARIFVCTPEWFGPFDVEIDCIAMM encoded by the coding sequence ATGAAACGCGAAGCGCTCCGCGTCGAACCGATCTCGACATTCCTCGATCGCGTGAAGGCGCCGACCTCGCCGGTCACGCGATCCGGCAGCATGATCTTCGTCTCCGGGCTGCCGCCGTTCGACCCGGAGACGGGCGAGCTTGCGGAGATGCCGATCGAGCAGCAGAGCGAGATCATCATGGAGCAGATGAAGCTCTGCCTGGAGACGGCTGGCGCATCGCTCGACAACGTCATGAAGTGCAACGTCTACTGCACCTCGACCAGGCATTTCGCCGCGTTCAACGCGGTCTATGCCCGCTACTTCCCGGTCGACCCGCCAGCGCGGATCTTCGTCTGCACGCCGGAATGGTTCGGGCCCTTCGACGTCGAGATCGATTGCATCGCGATGATGTGA
- a CDS encoding CaiB/BaiF CoA transferase family protein, which yields MSALPLSGIKILDLTRVLAGPLSAQMLGDLGAEVIKIERPGTGDDARAFGPPYLTDPEGKANNNNSFYLCANRNKKSVTVNIAKPEGQAIIRELAKDVDVFMENYKVGDLKRYGLDYETIKAINPRIIYCSVTGFGQTGPYAPRAGYDAILQAMGGLMSVTGHIDGEPGEGPMKVGPSIVDYMTGMNTSIGLLSALYHRDVNGGQGQHIDVCLFDTVIASLSHWLQIYLVNGKTPPRRGTWGNGGMPAGVFRCTDGELMLVVGNDGQFRKTCAVLGEPELANDPRFVKNNDRVVHGKEIMAIFAGLFLKQPVAYWLDKLEEAGVPSGPINNFEQVFSDPHVQSRGMRVKVDHPFEPDLSLIRNALTFSETPIKNYRAPPLLGEHNQEILGGKLGYDAGKIEELKKQGII from the coding sequence ATGTCGGCCCTGCCGCTCTCAGGCATCAAGATCCTTGACCTCACGCGTGTGCTCGCCGGGCCCTTGTCGGCCCAGATGCTGGGCGATCTCGGTGCCGAGGTGATCAAGATCGAGCGGCCTGGCACCGGCGACGACGCGCGCGCCTTCGGTCCGCCTTACCTGACCGATCCCGAAGGCAAGGCGAACAACAACAATTCGTTCTATCTCTGCGCCAACCGCAACAAGAAGTCGGTCACGGTCAACATCGCCAAGCCCGAGGGGCAGGCGATCATCCGCGAGCTTGCGAAAGACGTCGACGTCTTCATGGAGAACTACAAGGTCGGCGATCTCAAGCGCTACGGCCTCGACTATGAGACGATCAAGGCGATCAATCCCAGGATCATTTATTGCTCGGTGACCGGCTTCGGCCAGACCGGTCCCTACGCGCCGCGCGCCGGCTATGACGCGATCCTGCAGGCAATGGGCGGCCTGATGAGCGTCACCGGCCATATCGACGGCGAGCCCGGCGAGGGCCCGATGAAGGTCGGCCCGTCGATCGTCGATTACATGACCGGCATGAACACCTCGATCGGGCTGCTCTCGGCGCTGTATCACCGCGACGTCAATGGCGGGCAGGGACAGCACATCGACGTCTGCCTGTTCGACACCGTCATCGCCTCGCTGTCGCACTGGCTGCAGATCTACCTCGTCAACGGCAAGACGCCGCCGCGCCGCGGCACCTGGGGCAATGGCGGCATGCCGGCGGGCGTGTTCCGCTGCACCGACGGCGAGCTGATGCTGGTGGTCGGCAATGACGGCCAGTTCCGGAAGACCTGTGCCGTGCTCGGCGAGCCGGAGCTCGCGAATGACCCGCGCTTCGTCAAGAACAACGACCGTGTCGTGCACGGCAAGGAGATCATGGCGATCTTCGCCGGCCTGTTCCTGAAGCAGCCGGTGGCCTACTGGCTGGACAAGCTGGAGGAGGCCGGCGTGCCCTCGGGTCCGATCAACAATTTCGAGCAGGTGTTTTCCGATCCGCACGTGCAGTCGCGCGGCATGCGGGTGAAGGTCGACCATCCCTTCGAGCCCGACCTGTCGCTGATCCGAAACGCGCTGACTTTCTCGGAGACCCCGATCAAGAATTACCGCGCACCGCCGTTGCTCGGCGAGCACAACCAGGAAATTCTCGGCGGCAAGCTCGGCTATGATGCCGGGAAGATCGAGGAGCTGAAGAAGCAGGGCATCATCTAG
- a CDS encoding phosphotransferase family protein, which translates to MADGVRKDEEFSGTKPVEERHRIDELRLEAWLRDNVEGYEGPLVVLQFKGGQSNPTYRLNTPNRSYVMRRKPFGKLLPSAHAVDREYRVIAALGKQGFPVAHAYALCQDDSIIGSAFYIMSMEDGRVFWDPTLPSQDNDARRKIFTSKIETLAKLHMYDPVAIGLGEFGKPGNYFARQIDRWTKQYRASETQHIPEFEKVAEWLPKTVPEQARVSIVHGDYRLDNMIFHATEPRVQAVLDWELSTLGDPMADFTYLLMQWIMPGLHGADLKALNIPSVEEAAQIYCNVTKMTVPDLNWYFAYNLFRLAGITQGIAGRVRDGTAANAKALESAKRTVPLSKTSWEYAQKAGAV; encoded by the coding sequence GTGGCTGACGGCGTCAGGAAAGACGAAGAGTTCTCGGGCACCAAGCCGGTCGAGGAGCGTCATCGCATCGACGAGCTCAGGCTCGAGGCCTGGCTGCGCGACAACGTCGAAGGCTATGAGGGCCCGCTGGTCGTTCTCCAGTTCAAGGGCGGCCAGTCAAATCCGACCTACCGGCTCAACACGCCGAACCGTTCCTACGTGATGCGCAGGAAGCCGTTCGGCAAGTTGCTGCCCTCGGCACATGCGGTCGATCGCGAATACCGCGTCATTGCGGCCCTCGGAAAGCAGGGTTTTCCGGTCGCACATGCCTATGCGCTGTGCCAGGACGACAGCATCATCGGTTCGGCCTTCTACATCATGTCGATGGAAGACGGCCGCGTGTTCTGGGATCCGACGCTGCCGAGCCAGGACAACGATGCGCGCCGCAAGATCTTCACCAGCAAGATCGAGACGCTGGCCAAGCTCCACATGTACGATCCTGTTGCGATCGGCCTCGGCGAGTTCGGCAAGCCCGGCAATTATTTCGCGCGTCAGATCGACCGCTGGACCAAGCAATATCGCGCCTCCGAGACGCAGCACATTCCGGAATTCGAGAAGGTCGCCGAATGGTTGCCGAAGACCGTGCCGGAGCAGGCGCGCGTCTCGATCGTTCATGGCGACTACCGCCTCGACAACATGATTTTCCATGCGACGGAACCGCGCGTGCAGGCCGTGCTGGACTGGGAGCTGTCGACGCTCGGCGATCCCATGGCCGATTTCACCTATCTGCTGATGCAGTGGATCATGCCGGGCTTGCACGGCGCCGACCTCAAGGCGCTCAACATCCCGAGCGTGGAAGAGGCGGCGCAGATCTATTGCAACGTCACCAAGATGACGGTGCCTGATCTCAACTGGTACTTCGCCTACAATCTGTTCCGCCTCGCCGGCATCACCCAGGGCATCGCCGGCCGCGTCCGCGACGGCACCGCCGCCAACGCGAAGGCGCTGGAATCCGCCAAGCGCACGGTGCCGCTGTCAAAGACGTCATGGGAATACGCGCAGAAGGCGGGCGCGGTTTAA
- a CDS encoding GDSL-type esterase/lipase family protein produces MSRKFAAISFVAGFLALAAAGTVQAATVVALGASNTYGKGVARNQAYPAQLEALLRARGLKVHVVNAGINGDTTGGMLARLDQVVPKGTSVVILQPGGNDRRKHASDNTPVIQSRLSEKGVKVVMLPNSMLHGLPHQPDGQHLTPEGYHLLAEGLVGQVAAALGR; encoded by the coding sequence ATGTCCAGAAAGTTTGCAGCGATCTCGTTTGTCGCCGGGTTCTTAGCTCTCGCGGCGGCCGGCACGGTGCAAGCTGCGACAGTCGTGGCGCTTGGCGCCAGCAACACCTACGGCAAGGGTGTGGCGCGCAACCAAGCCTATCCCGCCCAGCTCGAGGCTCTCCTGCGCGCGCGGGGCCTCAAGGTTCATGTCGTCAATGCCGGGATCAATGGCGATACCACCGGCGGGATGCTGGCGCGGCTGGATCAGGTGGTGCCGAAAGGAACCAGCGTCGTCATTCTTCAGCCCGGCGGCAATGACAGGCGCAAGCACGCGTCCGATAACACGCCCGTCATCCAGAGCCGGTTGAGCGAGAAGGGCGTCAAGGTCGTCATGCTGCCGAACAGCATGCTGCATGGGCTGCCACACCAGCCCGACGGGCAGCATCTCACGCCTGAAGGCTATCATCTGCTCGCCGAGGGCCTCGTCGGCCAGGTTGCTGCGGCGCTGGGCAGATAG
- a CDS encoding TetR/AcrR family transcriptional regulator yields the protein MASDHTRSAILAAAERLYADRGFGDVTLRDIVAEANVNLAAVNYHFGSKDELIAELFVTRSIATNRERLRELKAAEEAGGGRATIEVILRALVGPTLRGCLGPENQRSTAARFMIRASIESVPPIRRIKNREIDHLRKFAGAMRRSLPDRHDVDIYWGLNFALAMAHHTIRESERLTKLSEGQCDLDDVEDVVARVVSVATMALTAGGGAKAPARALAR from the coding sequence ATGGCCAGCGATCATACGAGGTCTGCCATTCTCGCCGCCGCCGAACGGCTCTATGCCGATCGCGGCTTTGGCGACGTGACGCTGCGCGACATCGTCGCGGAGGCGAATGTCAATCTGGCGGCGGTGAACTATCATTTCGGCTCGAAGGACGAGCTGATCGCGGAACTGTTCGTCACCCGCTCGATCGCGACCAACCGCGAGCGTTTGCGTGAGCTGAAGGCAGCCGAGGAAGCGGGCGGCGGCCGCGCGACGATCGAGGTGATCCTGCGCGCGCTGGTTGGTCCGACCTTGCGCGGCTGCCTGGGGCCGGAGAACCAGCGCTCCACCGCGGCGCGCTTCATGATCCGCGCGTCGATCGAGTCCGTGCCGCCGATCCGGCGCATCAAGAACCGCGAGATCGATCATTTGCGGAAATTCGCCGGCGCGATGCGCAGGTCCCTGCCCGACCGCCATGACGTCGATATCTATTGGGGTCTGAACTTTGCGCTCGCAATGGCGCACCACACCATCCGCGAAAGCGAGCGCCTGACAAAACTGTCGGAAGGCCAATGCGATCTCGACGACGTCGAGGACGTGGTCGCGCGCGTGGTCAGCGTCGCGACGATGGCGTTGACGGCGGGCGGAGGAGCGAAGGCACCGGCGCGCGCGCTGGCGCGCTAG
- a CDS encoding MFS transporter: MRFLKSDSRLIGVLLVLAITQLIGWGTIGLPAVVGRDLGADLGMSLPAVFAGSSVLYVTMGLCAPWLAKAFARHGARRVMMVGTVVSVPGYIVLFFAREPLLYFAGWVILGMGGSATLSTGAYIMLNEVAGRGAKNAIGGLMLVTGLSSSIFWPTTSFLSDWLGWRGTCLVYAAMMLAINLPLLAFVAPRRRIANEDRGKAVKAAPSPAIPRSTFGLVVGVITMNAFVNFGIGAILIELLRAEGLAPAQALAFGSMLGVIQVSARGLDFLGGGRWDGITTGLVAGTALPVAMVLLMLSEGATWAVAIFILLYGAGSGAMAVARATIPLVFYDQAEFAKAMSMIALPLNLASAISPPLLAGLLTQFGSRGALGLTLVFSCATVLILVLLGRRRPQLAAAAGT; the protein is encoded by the coding sequence ATGCGGTTCTTGAAATCTGACAGCAGGCTCATCGGGGTCCTGCTGGTGCTTGCAATCACCCAACTCATTGGATGGGGTACGATCGGCCTTCCGGCCGTGGTTGGTCGCGACCTCGGGGCCGATCTCGGCATGAGCCTCCCGGCGGTGTTCGCGGGAAGCTCGGTCCTTTATGTCACCATGGGCCTGTGCGCGCCCTGGCTCGCCAAGGCCTTTGCGCGGCACGGCGCGCGCAGGGTGATGATGGTAGGCACCGTCGTCTCCGTGCCCGGCTATATTGTCCTGTTTTTCGCGCGCGAGCCGCTGCTCTATTTCGCCGGCTGGGTCATTCTCGGCATGGGCGGCAGCGCCACGCTGTCGACCGGCGCCTATATCATGCTCAACGAGGTGGCCGGACGGGGCGCCAAGAATGCCATCGGCGGGCTGATGCTGGTGACGGGACTTTCCAGCAGTATCTTCTGGCCCACGACGTCGTTCCTGAGCGACTGGCTCGGATGGCGCGGGACTTGTCTTGTCTATGCGGCGATGATGCTCGCAATCAACCTTCCGCTCCTTGCGTTTGTCGCACCGCGCCGGAGAATTGCGAATGAGGATCGTGGCAAGGCCGTCAAGGCCGCGCCGTCGCCGGCAATTCCAAGAAGCACCTTCGGTCTCGTCGTCGGCGTGATCACGATGAACGCCTTCGTCAATTTCGGCATCGGCGCCATTCTGATCGAACTGTTGCGGGCGGAGGGCCTTGCGCCGGCGCAGGCCCTTGCGTTCGGCTCGATGCTGGGCGTGATCCAGGTCAGCGCGCGCGGCCTCGACTTTCTCGGCGGCGGGAGATGGGACGGCATCACCACCGGGCTGGTCGCCGGCACCGCGCTTCCCGTCGCCATGGTGCTGCTGATGCTGAGCGAGGGCGCGACCTGGGCGGTCGCGATCTTTATTCTCCTCTATGGCGCCGGCAGTGGCGCGATGGCGGTGGCGCGAGCGACGATCCCGCTGGTGTTCTACGACCAGGCCGAATTCGCCAAGGCGATGTCGATGATCGCGTTACCGCTCAATCTGGCCTCCGCGATCTCGCCGCCGCTGCTCGCCGGCCTGCTCACGCAGTTCGGCAGCCGCGGCGCACTTGGCCTCACGCTGGTCTTCTCCTGCGCGACCGTGCTGATCCTGGTCCTGCTTGGCCGGCGTCGTCCGCAATTGGCTGCGGCAGCCGGGACCTGA
- a CDS encoding methyl-accepting chemotaxis protein yields MKSRGASADETAAYDNRYRSYLLADELRQSSDDLTRLGRTYVVTGDASYKTQYLDILSIRNGEKPRPQAYHRIYWDFVAGGTAKPRPDGETVALSTLMKRQGFTDGEFKQLEQAQKNSDGLVNLEVEAMNLVEGKDKNGKPLAAPDRARAIELLHSKTYHQFKSQIMEPIDRFFVMLDERTQAQIDDASSRAALWQTASLAAIGLLVISVLMLCGYMYRFVVRSLSKIENTTRALGAGDLEVAIEETERHDEIGIIAQSMVEFRDGLKRARALQDAEEAERATKDRRANLLDGLVKRFEQTMQQIVGSVSSASSELEATASSLTKTADHTMELAGVVTDASENASTNVQSVASATDELTASIHEISRQMQESTRIAASAVEQARATDDRINALSDAANRIGDVIKLITTIAEQTNLLALNATIEAARAGESGRGFAVVAQEVKELAAQTAKATGEIGGQITSIQSATNDSVVAIKQIGDTIAQISGIATTIAAAVEQQGAATTEIARNVQKASDGTREVSGSITQVNAGAQQTGVASSQVLTSAKSLAAESSRLQAEVAQFLNEVRAA; encoded by the coding sequence ATGAAATCGCGCGGCGCATCGGCGGACGAGACGGCGGCCTATGACAACCGCTATCGCTCCTATCTGCTGGCCGACGAGCTTCGCCAGAGCTCCGACGACCTCACCCGTCTCGGTCGGACTTACGTCGTGACGGGCGACGCTTCCTACAAGACGCAATATCTCGATATTCTGAGCATCCGCAACGGCGAGAAGCCGCGGCCGCAGGCCTATCATCGCATCTACTGGGATTTCGTCGCCGGTGGGACGGCGAAGCCGCGCCCGGATGGCGAGACGGTTGCTCTCTCGACGTTGATGAAGCGCCAGGGGTTCACCGACGGCGAATTCAAGCAATTGGAACAGGCCCAGAAGAACTCAGACGGCCTCGTCAATCTCGAAGTCGAAGCAATGAACCTGGTCGAGGGCAAGGACAAGAACGGCAAGCCGCTTGCCGCGCCAGATCGTGCGCGCGCGATCGAGCTGCTGCACTCGAAGACCTATCATCAGTTCAAGTCGCAGATCATGGAGCCGATCGACCGCTTCTTCGTGATGCTGGACGAGCGCACCCAGGCGCAAATCGATGATGCCTCTTCGCGGGCCGCGTTGTGGCAAACCGCTTCGCTCGCCGCGATCGGGCTGCTGGTGATCTCCGTGCTGATGCTCTGCGGCTATATGTATCGCTTCGTCGTCCGCAGCCTGTCGAAAATCGAGAATACGACCAGGGCTCTCGGGGCCGGCGACCTGGAGGTCGCGATCGAGGAGACTGAACGTCACGATGAAATCGGTATCATCGCGCAATCGATGGTCGAATTCCGCGATGGCCTGAAACGTGCCAGAGCGCTCCAGGACGCGGAGGAGGCCGAGAGAGCCACGAAGGATCGTCGCGCCAATCTGCTCGATGGCCTCGTCAAGCGCTTTGAGCAGACCATGCAGCAGATCGTCGGCAGCGTCAGCTCCGCTTCCTCCGAGCTCGAGGCGACCGCGAGCTCGCTGACGAAGACGGCTGACCACACCATGGAGCTGGCGGGCGTTGTGACCGACGCCTCGGAGAACGCTTCGACCAACGTCCAATCAGTAGCATCGGCGACCGACGAACTCACCGCCTCGATCCACGAGATCAGCCGCCAGATGCAGGAATCGACCAGGATCGCGGCCTCGGCCGTCGAGCAGGCGCGCGCAACCGATGACCGCATCAATGCTCTGTCGGATGCCGCGAACCGCATTGGTGACGTGATCAAGCTGATCACCACGATCGCCGAGCAGACCAACCTGCTGGCGCTCAACGCGACCATCGAGGCTGCCCGTGCCGGGGAATCCGGTCGCGGCTTCGCCGTGGTGGCACAGGAGGTCAAGGAACTCGCAGCACAGACCGCCAAGGCGACAGGAGAGATCGGCGGCCAGATCACGTCAATTCAGAGTGCAACCAACGATTCCGTCGTTGCGATCAAGCAGATCGGCGACACCATCGCGCAGATATCGGGCATCGCGACCACGATCGCGGCTGCGGTCGAGCAGCAGGGCGCTGCGACCACGGAGATCGCCCGCAATGTGCAGAAGGCATCCGACGGCACCCGCGAGGTCTCCGGCAGCATCACCCAGGTCAATGCCGGCGCACAGCAAACCGGGGTAGCTTCGTCTCAGGTGCTGACCTCCGCAAAGTCGCTGGCCGCAGAAAGCAGCCGGCTGCAGGCCGAGGTGGCGCAGTTCCTCAACGAGGTACGCGCAGCCTAG
- the argE gene encoding acetylornithine deacetylase: MPNPIFPSSRADRIRNLLAELVAFDTISDRTNLPLIAHIESYLAFLGVKGERIVDVSGQKAALWVTIGPEDRPGLVLSGHTDVVPVVGQDWSHDPFKLLERDGKLYGRGTTDMKGFVAVCLAMVPDMLEAKLTTPIHLAISYDEEIGCVGVRPMLAEVAKKKVRPLGAFIGEPTEMKVIIGHKGKHGVRATFHGLARHSSIAPDGVNAIEYAAEMITEIRRRAVKLAGEAERNSLYDVPHSTLLTSIVHGGAALNIVPDTCTVDFECRGIGITESKEVTDAIIAWAKAELEPAMKARSPDCGIDFEEILDYPALDTRADAAIVTLAKSLAGRNDHAKVAFGTEASLFTSMADIPSVVIGPGSIAQAHTPDEFVEMAELEKCAGFVEKLIAHCAKG, from the coding sequence ATGCCCAATCCGATCTTCCCGAGTTCACGCGCCGATCGTATCCGCAACCTCCTCGCTGAGCTTGTCGCCTTCGACACCATCAGCGATCGCACCAATCTTCCGCTGATCGCCCATATCGAGAGCTATCTTGCCTTCCTCGGCGTCAAGGGTGAGCGCATTGTCGATGTATCAGGGCAGAAGGCCGCGCTCTGGGTTACGATCGGCCCCGAGGATCGACCGGGCCTTGTGCTGTCAGGCCATACCGATGTGGTGCCGGTCGTGGGCCAGGACTGGAGCCACGATCCGTTCAAGCTGCTCGAGCGCGACGGCAAGCTCTATGGACGCGGCACCACTGACATGAAGGGCTTTGTCGCCGTCTGCCTCGCCATGGTGCCTGACATGCTGGAGGCGAAGCTGACGACGCCGATCCATCTCGCCATCTCGTATGACGAGGAGATCGGTTGCGTCGGCGTGCGGCCGATGCTTGCCGAAGTCGCGAAGAAGAAGGTGAGACCGCTCGGCGCCTTCATCGGCGAGCCGACCGAGATGAAGGTCATCATTGGCCACAAGGGCAAGCACGGGGTGCGCGCGACGTTCCACGGCCTCGCACGCCACTCCTCGATCGCACCTGATGGCGTCAACGCGATCGAATATGCCGCCGAGATGATTACCGAGATCCGCCGCCGCGCGGTGAAGCTCGCCGGCGAAGCCGAACGCAACAGCCTGTACGACGTGCCGCACTCGACGCTGCTCACCAGCATCGTGCATGGCGGCGCAGCGCTGAACATCGTGCCCGATACCTGCACGGTCGATTTCGAATGCCGTGGTATCGGCATCACGGAGTCCAAGGAGGTGACGGACGCAATCATCGCCTGGGCCAAGGCCGAGCTGGAGCCGGCGATGAAGGCCCGGAGCCCTGACTGCGGCATCGATTTCGAGGAGATCCTCGACTATCCCGCCCTTGATACCAGGGCCGACGCCGCCATCGTCACGCTCGCCAAGAGCCTTGCCGGCCGCAACGACCATGCCAAGGTCGCCTTCGGCACCGAAGCCAGTCTGTTCACCAGCATGGCCGATATCCCTTCGGTGGTGATCGGCCCCGGATCGATTGCGCAGGCGCATACGCCGGATGAATTCGTGGAGATGGCGGAGCTGGAGAAGTGCGCGGGCTTCGTGGAGAAGCTGATCGCGCATTGCGCGAAGGGATAA